In Drosophila santomea strain STO CAGO 1482 chromosome 2L, Prin_Dsan_1.1, whole genome shotgun sequence, a single window of DNA contains:
- the LOC120458090 gene encoding neurogenic protein mastermind isoform X2, with protein MSIAAAENAGLSPSDLPDHWASGTSNPSTSTSSSSSSSGSSISASGSNNNKYNSGNISVCNLPRSSPAAATAAVTLSSTAGGIGSNLLSGLHHGLAPGTHPLQRATAASGGGAGAGGVAGASTAAALALQQHQHQHQNQHQHQQQAQQQQHQQQTQQQQQLAYQHQQLQQQIISQRSIQNKAAATAAAQTASLAAALQRSAAIMNAVASPISANSANSATSGRKIRRKTDSKVNLPQSQINKCNNEKRRREAENGYIEQLSEILTLNKRGDMTSTKPDKAAILNQVVRTYREICDKGQNRDISSTSTNNNNSTTTTNNNTNSNNNNNTSKPQATSTRCTRCATDNCSIHPVQQGEVSSTEPPLAEPSLLLGQVPEISAYFEALEHYISGVGWVLLQVNANGIIESCTQNIRDLIGYEKQELYHQPLYMYLYSGDHAKLEPIINTMYNNPNGGSNNSANNSGPGGTSAGPSAGVWGDLEELNNGNASQGSNSNGASGLGGAGGAAAGKSKSSISTRVRMLVKDTRTATQTSSNCEEKPLRQAGHQDKYEEVVLIAAPVKDDADASSSVLCLITRPEDESPLEINIQQHVQQQPIEQMTFKLDIHGKILTLDPTALREPFKQHLQTWVGRLWQDLCHPHDLSTLKSHLRDIQDSASANSPGAGAGTSVVSRPFRLRLGAPDVYVHVKANSRLFLNQTPGEGDFIMSVQTLLNSENDMNSSNTGAGSGGLGLGQLCAMAPSPSLASSLLSSLSMDGLHGGTGSGSSSSPAASGMLPTHLLGGLVGGGQQGGGGNSTQTTSVGGPLMSSAIINGTGLQQQQQQQQRSGASSSASSSANALVNAFTASPAAAEHSFYGSDTFEFDIAAHSSSFELDPSGGVGAWTDSRPNSRASVATPVSTPRPPSGHGFSPAVCASPATPYQLSSHSAASLPSPQSNASAGGGNYGGFNFHSFEAGDVKPEKDVQQQQNQQQANNNSSSSNPLLGGGLPNGVGGMLLSQQQQQQQQQTPPQQQQQQQQQESSERLRHLLTKSQSMAGGLGGLGDDEKYFKTEGSEDEKHGSGGFKMGGQAGGLGMFGPMGSMGRGVGNSSMLHKAGNSQNPMLLKLLNEKSEDDEGNGSGGGPGSMNNSRQSELMRQLKNPDGGSHGMHRNSASGNMSTEDLKAMLKIQSDPSLSRKRSLNEPDDDPSAKRSEDKPSKLCTQNKMLAKLLQNPPKIPKAPNPEQPLQVKTLPDITSSTVSSTLAAPGNLISAGSTGPKAAANRNRKQQQQQQQQQQQQQQQQQQQQQQQVAGIPSQQQQQQPNDVYLSQQQQQQLQPPQLAFQHQQQQLATTATTSITTAASTSAAAAAAAAILGERDSELSKLLDSVMEYYPDDTPIVTNAPSEASAINDIQKSLMLDVESAAFGNDLNQQLMMSQQQQHQQQQQQQQLLALQLAQQQQQQRQQHLQQPPAYPGMLNMQQQQHQQQQQQQNQQHIMQRLEAMRNQGNQGFQRPPPMYSARGRGPMNAVATPGGVVLPAQQQLRNMRQQQQLAAAQQKERLLQQQQKQQMLVPENATGMNAGLNNIGSLLNTTVAPNVSLSRTNLPSDAQLSPNFAQTLMQQQLSPGRSAPYSPQPNQGYAPQFPQPGQRLSPQQQQQLSQQQQNNVQQQQLAYQQQQVGDGGRSNTPFGSNSGMQSPGMQNSPQQWGAGGGGGGGPGGPLPSGNAGRTLQQHNPMLIAQLQNQRRGLNSPGAVGPGGNPATLQRQNSFQGQGGGGATTPDGSGVGFGGPQSPYGSNVNVFQQQQLQRLQRQGSVPQATQHLPGSPRFGSSPGSSNNTDSSAAAGNQQQQQQQQQQQQQQQQHQQQQQQQQQQLMNGLSMSPHPHPHPAMMGVGGMGSGGGNGIIGLGGGGGNYGATLGGYGQSQQANDFYGRAQTAGGGGGVAGGSANSEFVKQELRAVVSVRAQQAAAAATGGAGGGGGGGGVAQRGQTPQSPLQQGSVIGSGGGIVGGVNSTNTMGNVTPTGSGNVSNSMLNTPPDPTLSFSFETPDFFTSSATR; from the exons GCTTAGCCCAAGTGACTTACCAGATCATTGGGCCTCAGGTACATCAAATCCATCGACCtcgaccagcagcagcagcagcagcagcggcagtaGCATTAGcgccagcggcagcaacaacaacaagtacAACAGCGGCAACATATCGGTCTGCAACCTGCCGCGCTCATCGCCGGccgctgcaacagcagccgtTACACTATCGTCGACCGCCGGCGGCATTGGCAGCAACTTGTTGAGCGGCCTGCATCACGGACTGGCGCCCGGTACGCATCCACTGCAGCGCGCGACGGCAGCCAGCGGAGGCGGAGCTGGtgctgggggcgtggcaggcgcCTCGACAGCAGCGGCACTTGCACTccagcaacatcagcatcagcatcagaatcagcaccagcaccagcagcaggcgcaacagcagcagcatcagcagcagacgcagcagcagcagcaattggcctaccagcatcagcaactgcagcagcagatcATCTCGCAGCGTTCCATACAAAACAAGGCGGCGGCCACCGCTGCCGCACAAACGGCAAGTCTTGCTGCTGCCCTGCAGCGATCGGCTGCCATTATGAATGCGGTGGCATCGCCGATCTCAGCCAACTCTGCCAACTCAGCGACGTCCGGCCGAAAGATACGCCGCAAGACGGATTCAAAGGTCAATCTG CCCCAATCACAAATCAACAAATGCAACAATGAGAAGCGACGTCGCGAGGCGGAGAATGGCTATATCGAGCAGCTGTCGGAGATATTGACGCTGAACAAGCGTGGAGATATGACCTCAACGAAACCGGACAAGGCGGCTATACTAAACCAAGTGGTTCGAACG TATCGTGAGATTTGTGACAAGGGCCAAAATCGTGATATATCCTCAACGTCgacgaacaacaacaactccACGACAACgaccaacaacaacacgaatagcaacaataacaacaacaccagcaaaCCACAAGCAACCTCAACACGCTGCACCCGCTGCGCCACGGACAACTGCTCGATCCATCCGGTGCAACAGGGCGAGGTCTCGTCGACGGAACCACCACTCGCGGAGCCATCACTACTGCTCGGCCAGGTGCCAGAGATATCGGCGTACTTTGAGGCACTCGAGCACTATATCAGCGGCGTCGGCTGGGTCCTGCTGCAGGTGAACGCCAACGGCATCATTGAGTCCTGCACGCAGAACATCCGCGACCTGATCGGCTATGAGAAGCAGGAGCTGTACCACCAGCCGCTCTACATGTACCTCTATTCGGGGGATCACGCCAAGCTAGAGCCGATCATCAACACCATGTACAACAATCCCAATGGCGGAAGTAACAACTCCGCCAATAATTCTGGCCCCGGCGGCACTTCTGCTGGCCCCTCGGCGGGCGTTTGGGGCGATCTCGAGGAGCTGAACAATGGCAATGCCTCACAGGGCTCCAATTCCAACGGAGCGAGCGGCTTGGGTGGAGCTGGTGGCGCTGCGGCGGGCAAGTCTAAGAGCAGCATCTCCACCAGGGTGCGCATGCTAGTCAAGGACACGCGCACGGCCACCCAAACGTCGTCCAACTGCGAGGAGAAGCCACTGAGGCAGGCCGGCCATCAGGACAAGTACGAGGAGGTGGTCCTTATAGCGGCACCCGTCAAGG ACGATGCCGATGCCAGCAGCTCGGTGCTGTGCCTGATCACACGGCCGGAGGATGAGTCGCCCCTGGAGATCAACATTCAGCAGCacgtgcagcagcagccgatCGAGCAGATGACCTTCAAGCTGGACATCCACGGCAAAATACTCACCCTCGATCCCACGGCACTGCGGGAGCCGTTCAAGCAGCACCTGCAGACGTGGGTGGGCCGCCTGTGGCAGGATCTATGCCATCCGCACGACCTCTCCACCCTCAAGTCGCATCTGCGCGACATACAGGACTCGGCCAGCGCCAATTCGCCGGGTGCCGGAGCTGGCACCAGTGTGGTATCGCGTCCGTTTCGTTTACGATTGGGAGCACCGGATGTATACGTGCATGTGAAGGCAAACTCGAGACTGTTCCTCAACCAGACGCCTGGCGAGGGCGACTTCATAATGTCCGTACAGACGCTGCTCAACTCGGAGAACGACatgaacagcagcaacactgGAGCGGGCAGTGGCGGATTGGGCTTGGGCCAACTGTGCGCCATGGCACCGAGTCCCTCGCTTGCCAGCTCACTGCTCAGCAGCCTGTCCATGGATGGTCTGCACGGTGGAACCGGTTCCGgatcctcctcctcgccaGCGGCCTCTGGCATGTTGCCCACCCATCTGCTGGGCGGACTGGTGGGCGGCGGTCAAcagggcggcggcggcaacaGCACACAGACAACAAGCGTGGGCGGACCGCTGATGAGTAGCGCCATTATCAACGGCACCggactgcagcagcaacaacaacagcagcagcgatccGGCGCCAGCTCATCGGCCAGCTCGTCGGCAAATGCGCTGGTCAACGCGTTTACCGCTTCGCCAGCGGCTGCGGAGCATAGCTTCTACGGAAGCGATACCTTCGAATTCGACATTGCAGCACATTCCTCCTCATTCGAATTGGATCCCAGTGGCGGTGTGGGAGCCTGGACGGATTCGCGTCCAAATTCGCGAGCCTCGGTGGCCACGCCCGTTAGCACGCCGCGCCCTCCGTCTGGACACGGATTTAGTCCGGCTGTTTGCGCATCGCCGGCCACGCCGTATCAGCTATCCTCGCACTCCGCCGCCAGCCTGCCCTCGCCGCAGTCGAATGCCAGTGCCGGCGGAGGCAACTACGGTGGCTTCAACTTCCACTCCTTCGAGGCGGGCGATGTGAAGCCCGAGAAGGatgtccagcagcagcaaaaccagcagcaggcaaacaacaatagcagcagcagcaacccaCTATTGGGCGGCGGTTTGCCAAACGGCGTTGGTGGAATGCTGCTctcccagcagcagcaacaacagcagcagcagacaccgccccaacagcagcagcaacagcagcaacaggagtCCTCGGAGCGGTTGCGCCATTTGCTGACCAAGTCGCAGAGCATGGCCGGCGGTCTGGGAGGACTGGGCGACGATGAGAAG TACTTCAAGACCGAGGGCAGCGAGGATGAGAAGCACGGCAGCGGTGGTTTCAAGATGGGTGGCCAGGCCGGAGGACTGGGAATGTTCGGACCCATGGGATCGATGGGGCGCGGTGTCGGCAACTCAAGTATGCTGCACAAGGCAGGCAATTCCCAGAACCCCATGCTGCTCAAG CTTCTCAACGAGAAGTCCGAGGACGATGAGGGCAACGGATCGGGTGGTGGGCCAGGTTCAATGAACAACTCCCGGCAGAGCGAGCTGATGCGTCAGCTAAAGAATCCGGACGGTGGCAGTCACGGGATGCACCGTAACAGTGCCAGCGGCAACATGAGCACCGAGGACCTGAAGGCGATGCTCAAGATCCAAAGCGATCCATCGCTGAGCCGAAAGCGATCACTAAACGAGCCCGACGACGATCCCTCTGCCAAACGGTCGGAGGACAAGCCCAGCAAACTGTGCACGCAGAACAAGATGTTGGCCAAGCTGCTGCAGAATCCGCCAAAGATACCCAAAGCACCCAATCCCGAGCAGCCGCTGCAAGTGAAGACGCTGCCGGACATCACCAGCTCCACGGTGAGCAGCACGCTGGCCGCTCCGGGTAACCTCATTAGCGCTGGCAGCACCGGACCCAAAGCGGCAGCCAATCGCAACcgaaagcagcaacaacagcagcagcagcaacagcagcaacaacagcagcagcagcaacagcagcagcagcaacaggtcGCCGGCATTCCttcccagcagcaacaacagcagccaaacGATGTCTACCTcagtcagcagcagcaacagcaactccAGCCGCCGCAGCTGGCCttccagcaccagcaacagcaactggcGACCACAGCAACTACCTCAATTACCACAGCGGCCTCCACTTCGGCAGCAgctgcggcagcggcggccaTTCTGGGCGAACGCGACTCGGAGCTGTCCAAGTTGCTGGACAGCGTAATGGAGTATTATCCAGATGATACACCCATCGTGACCAATGCCCCATCCGAGGCCTCGGCAATCAACGACATTCAAAAGTCGCTGATGCTGGACGTAGAGTCGGCGGCCTTTGGAAACGATCTAAACCAGCAGCTTATGAtgagccagcagcaacagcaccagcaacaacagcagcagcaacaactgctgGCGTTGCAGCTtgcccaacagcagcagcaacagcgacagcagcatctgcagcagccCCCTGCCTATCCGGGCATGCtcaacatgcaacagcagcaacaccaacagcagcagcaacagcaaaaccAGCAGCACATCATGCAGCGCCTGGAAGCCATGCGCAATCAGGGCAACCAGGGTTTCCAGCGACCACCACCCATGTATTCCGCTCGCGGTCGTGGGCCCATGAATGCGGTGGCCACTCCGGGGGGCGTGGTGTTGCctgcccagcagcagctgcgcaACATgcgacaacagcagcagttggcGGCGGCGCAGCAGAAGGAGCGTTtactgcagcaacagcagaagcagcaaatGCTCGTTCCCGAGAATGCCA CTGGCATGAATGCGGGCTTGAACAACATTGGCTCGCTTCTCAACACGACGGTGGCCCCCAATGTGTCCCTGTCCCGCACGAACCTGCCCTCAGATGCCCAGCTCAGTCCAAACTTTGCTCAGACCctgatgcagcagcagctcagtCCCGGTCGCAGCGCGCCCTACAGCCCGCAGCCCAACCAAG GCTATGCCCCTCAGTTTCCGCAACCTGGCCAACGTCTCTccccgcagcagcagcagcagcttagccagcagcaacagaacaatgtccagcagcaacagttggcctaccagcagcaacaggtcGGCGACGGCGGACGTTCCAACACTCCGTTTGGCTCAAACTCGGGAATGCAGTCGCCGGGCATGCAGAACAGTCCGCAGCAGTGGGGAGctggcggcggaggaggcggtggaCCCGGCGGTCCACTGCCGTCTGGCAATGCCGGAAGAACACTGCAGCAACACAACCCGATGCTCATTGCACAGCTGCAG AACCAGAGACGCGGCCTCAATTCCCCAGGAGCAGTCGGACCCGGTGGCAATCCGGCGACTCTGCAGCGGCAGAACTCGTTCCAGGGACAAGGCGGTGGCGGAGCCACAACGCCCGATGGTTCCGGCGTGGGTTTCGGCGGTCCACAGTCCCCCTACGGCAGCAATGTCAATgttttccagcagcagcagttgcagcgtCTGCAGCGACAGGGCAGCGTGCCACAGGCCACCCAGCATCTGCCAG GCTCGCCACGCTTTGGCTCCTCACcgggcagcagcaacaacactgATAGTTCAGCTGCCGCCggcaaccagcagcagcaacagcagcagcagcagcaacaacagcagcagcagcagcatcagcagcagcagcaacagcagcagcagcagctgatgAACGGGCTGAGCATGTcgccacatccgcatccgcaccCGGCGATGATGGGCGTGGGCGGCATGGGCAGCGGCGGTGGCAACGGCATCATTGGCCTTGGCGGCGGGGGCGGCAACTATGGGGCCACTCTTGGTGGCTACGGGCAGTCGCAGCAGGCGAATGATTTCTATGGTCGCGCCCAGACCG